The proteins below are encoded in one region of Peptococcaceae bacterium:
- a CDS encoding tail protein X, with amino-acid sequence MATDYFVYKTMAGDTWDILALDAYNDEMKASLLIQANPQYADIIVFPAGIELKIPIVDDAAPDTLPPWKR; translated from the coding sequence ATGGCTACTGATTATTTTGTTTATAAAACCATGGCCGGCGACACTTGGGACATCCTGGCTTTGGATGCTTATAATGATGAGATGAAGGCCTCCCTGCTTATCCAGGCTAATCCGCAATATGCCGACATTATCGTTTTCCCGGCCGGTATAGAACTGAAAATACCAATCGTCGATGATGCAGCACCTGATACTTTACCACCTTGGAAGAGGTGA
- a CDS encoding phage tail protein produces the protein MDLKDIDLLKLQTLAMQNDKTTQALCAVLTPQLQQVANEIDKCVLLARVDNLSEEILDELAYELHIDWYDASASVEVKRALIKNSDKVHMYLGTPYAVNQVVRDYFGDGYMEAWYEYGSTYPHFRVITSNLAVMGEEAERFANAVEKVKQGVARLEAVVILMSAEFPFYSGFAIQIGDYLIIEQVV, from the coding sequence ATGGATTTAAAAGACATTGATCTTTTAAAACTGCAAACCTTGGCTATGCAGAATGATAAAACTACCCAGGCCTTATGTGCAGTTCTAACCCCACAATTACAGCAAGTAGCTAATGAGATTGATAAATGCGTGCTGCTGGCCAGGGTGGATAATCTGTCGGAAGAAATACTGGATGAACTTGCCTATGAGTTGCATATTGATTGGTATGATGCATCGGCATCTGTTGAGGTAAAACGGGCACTAATAAAGAACAGCGATAAGGTCCATATGTATTTAGGTACACCATACGCAGTCAACCAGGTGGTTCGGGATTATTTCGGAGATGGCTACATGGAGGCATGGTACGAATATGGCAGTACATATCCACATTTTAGAGTAATAACAAGTAATCTTGCGGTAATGGGTGAGGAAGCCGAGCGATTCGCCAATGCTGTGGAAAAAGTAAAACAAGGTGTAGCGCGGTTGGAAGCGGTAGTAATTTTAATGTCGGCAGAGTTTCCGTTTTATTCTGGCTTTGCTATTCAAATCGGCGATTATCTCATAATAGAACAGGTGGTGTAG
- a CDS encoding Mu-like prophage major head subunit gpT family protein yields the protein MLEHKKPKTGIWEHRTFEAQIKAINENSRTVELSFSSELPYDRWFGPEILSHDEEAVDLSRLLEVGTVLFAHGRDPNLGKMPIAKIEKAWVDTKERKGRAQITFDDDEDSDRIFQKVNKGIIKGVSVGYSVSNWEEVAAGKKSANGRFTGPAYIAIKWEPIEISIEPTPADPSVGVGRNADEVAAPVDGRADKTIPEKEEKAMYENEKKEIKTPEAVNESAAREEAVKAERQRVSEITAMCRDFDVDPKEYIEKGSTVDQVRVALLGKAKEKMKPITASGGVQVERDEADKFREAASDAILIRAGRTIEKPVDGARDLRGMTLRDLAIECLVRTGRANAHRLDNDTLFREALAPDSQFASILSNAVNKTMATAYRTAQTTYQRWTSRGSNPDFKAVTHYQISEAGDLVQMTQSGEFKFDEMQDLGVNKAIATFGREFGMTRQALINDDIGVLTRVPEAYVRAARRGINRLVYRMLGTNPVIFDGLQLFVAAHNNLAAQGANITVASVGAGRAAMRTQRNLRGNEILNIGPKFLIVPAAWETEGQQFLSATLIPTQQNVVNPFVGTLELVADAELDALVAPGNPFPWFLAADPADVDTIEVTYLNGDDMPKLESQVGFDFLGIKWRIYIDYGVTVLDYRGLYMNAGT from the coding sequence ATGCTGGAACACAAGAAACCCAAAACGGGAATTTGGGAACATAGAACATTTGAAGCTCAGATAAAAGCAATTAACGAAAACTCCAGAACAGTGGAGCTTTCTTTTTCTTCCGAATTGCCGTATGACAGATGGTTTGGTCCTGAAATATTGTCTCATGATGAAGAGGCGGTTGACCTTTCAAGATTGCTTGAAGTAGGCACAGTACTTTTTGCTCATGGCCGGGACCCGAATTTGGGGAAGATGCCAATAGCCAAAATTGAAAAGGCATGGGTAGATACCAAAGAGCGCAAAGGGAGAGCTCAAATAACTTTTGACGATGATGAGGACAGTGACAGAATATTCCAGAAAGTAAATAAAGGCATAATTAAAGGAGTATCTGTGGGATATTCCGTCAGCAATTGGGAAGAGGTTGCAGCCGGGAAAAAATCGGCAAATGGCAGATTCACCGGCCCAGCGTATATTGCAATCAAATGGGAACCAATTGAAATTAGCATTGAACCCACACCGGCAGACCCATCGGTAGGTGTGGGAAGAAATGCAGATGAAGTGGCAGCTCCGGTCGACGGCCGTGCTGATAAAACTATTCCAGAGAAGGAGGAAAAGGCTATGTATGAAAACGAGAAGAAAGAAATAAAAACTCCCGAGGCCGTCAATGAGTCGGCTGCAAGGGAAGAAGCTGTTAAGGCTGAGAGGCAGCGCGTCAGCGAAATAACAGCTATGTGCAGGGATTTCGATGTGGATCCTAAGGAATACATCGAAAAAGGTTCCACAGTTGATCAGGTTCGTGTTGCGTTGCTTGGAAAAGCAAAAGAAAAAATGAAGCCGATAACTGCAAGCGGCGGAGTGCAGGTTGAAAGAGATGAAGCAGATAAGTTTAGGGAGGCTGCGTCCGATGCCATCTTAATTCGGGCCGGTAGAACCATTGAAAAGCCTGTTGATGGGGCCCGGGATCTTCGGGGTATGACACTGCGTGATCTTGCAATTGAATGTTTGGTTCGGACTGGCCGGGCGAATGCCCATCGTTTGGACAATGATACGCTTTTCCGGGAGGCCTTGGCACCGGACAGTCAGTTTGCCAGCATTTTGTCTAACGCCGTAAATAAGACTATGGCCACTGCTTACCGGACCGCCCAGACCACTTATCAGAGATGGACCAGCAGGGGCAGCAACCCCGACTTCAAGGCGGTAACTCATTATCAGATTTCTGAAGCTGGCGATCTTGTGCAGATGACCCAGAGCGGGGAGTTCAAGTTCGATGAAATGCAGGACCTGGGTGTCAACAAAGCGATTGCTACCTTTGGCCGTGAATTCGGTATGACCCGCCAGGCCCTCATCAACGATGATATCGGCGTTCTGACTCGGGTACCGGAGGCCTATGTGCGGGCTGCCCGTCGGGGCATTAACCGGCTGGTGTACCGGATGCTCGGGACCAACCCGGTTATCTTTGACGGCCTTCAGCTGTTTGTTGCAGCGCATAACAACTTAGCCGCACAGGGCGCAAATATTACTGTTGCCTCTGTAGGCGCTGGACGTGCGGCTATGCGTACACAAAGGAATCTGCGCGGCAATGAAATCCTGAACATTGGTCCGAAGTTTCTGATTGTGCCTGCAGCCTGGGAAACTGAAGGGCAGCAGTTTTTGTCTGCGACATTGATCCCAACACAACAAAACGTCGTCAATCCGTTTGTCGGAACTCTTGAACTAGTGGCTGACGCTGAACTTGATGCACTTGTTGCTCCTGGCAATCCGTTCCCATGGTTCTTGGCTGCTGACCCAGCCGATGTCGATACCATTGAGGTTACTTATTTAAATGGTGACGACATGCCGAAACTGGAAAGTCAAGTCGGGTTTGATTTCCTGGGAATCAAGTGGCGTATTTACATTGACTACGGCGTAACCGTGCTTGACTATCGTGGACTGTATATGAACGCAGGAACCTAA
- a CDS encoding phage tail sheath protein yields MPYKHGAYGELGQTTGQLPPSGVATLPVYFGRAPVHQIRDYTGLVNQPILVSSFEDAVRKIGYSDNWADYELCEAIYAHFKSAIGPIGPIVLVNVLDPATMKGGEPTTVNVLIVNSQGVIKDEKVILDSITITGKVFGTDYTAFYSPDGSKVIIRDLTGGLGASVSVTYDRVTPESVTTTEVIGGITDETRTGIQAVGLVYQNLNQIPTILAAPGWSDKKAVRDALVAASQKINGHWYAFVFTDIPADAETNTRAKAITWKNANGYNAECESPCWPLAVNGDRVFHLSTLAVVTAQRTDYLQDNIPSETPSNKRVDITGLAVKGASGIVPVSYDQEQANQLNAEGIKTAIFWGGQWKLWGGHTGAYKYGADNDPRSIFDSSMRMLYHILNTFQKTYGPEVDATWNRQKIDTILNSFQEWLDMLRARGRVLGATIHFDPAVNPTNDMIEGNFRFDIPITTAPQGKSITAWVAYTTDGLSVLLEGGEAA; encoded by the coding sequence ATGCCTTACAAACACGGTGCCTATGGGGAGTTAGGCCAAACAACCGGGCAGCTGCCGCCTTCCGGTGTTGCAACTCTACCGGTATATTTTGGCCGGGCCCCGGTGCATCAAATTAGGGACTATACAGGGTTAGTCAACCAGCCGATCCTGGTCTCCAGTTTTGAAGATGCCGTGCGCAAGATAGGCTACTCCGACAACTGGGCAGATTATGAGCTTTGCGAGGCCATATATGCTCATTTCAAATCTGCTATTGGGCCGATTGGGCCAATTGTTTTGGTCAATGTTCTTGACCCGGCAACCATGAAAGGTGGAGAACCCACTACAGTTAATGTCTTAATTGTTAACTCTCAGGGTGTAATTAAAGATGAAAAAGTTATCCTGGACTCGATAACGATAACCGGAAAGGTTTTTGGAACCGATTACACTGCTTTCTATTCACCCGACGGCTCTAAGGTTATAATCAGGGATCTCACCGGCGGGTTGGGTGCCAGTGTATCTGTTACTTATGACAGAGTTACTCCGGAAAGCGTAACCACAACTGAAGTTATTGGCGGTATCACGGATGAGACCAGAACCGGGATCCAGGCAGTTGGCCTTGTGTATCAAAACCTTAACCAGATCCCCACTATTCTGGCTGCTCCCGGTTGGAGTGATAAAAAGGCGGTAAGGGATGCATTAGTGGCAGCCAGCCAAAAAATTAACGGTCACTGGTATGCCTTTGTATTTACAGACATTCCGGCTGATGCCGAAACCAACACCAGAGCCAAGGCTATCACCTGGAAAAACGCCAATGGATACAACGCCGAATGTGAGTCTCCTTGCTGGCCTTTGGCAGTAAACGGGGATAGAGTATTCCATCTGTCTACCCTTGCCGTTGTAACTGCCCAAAGAACCGACTACCTGCAGGACAATATTCCATCCGAAACCCCCAGTAACAAAAGAGTGGATATTACCGGTTTGGCTGTAAAAGGGGCTTCCGGCATTGTGCCTGTTTCTTATGATCAGGAGCAGGCTAATCAGCTTAATGCTGAAGGGATAAAAACAGCTATCTTCTGGGGCGGCCAATGGAAACTATGGGGCGGGCATACCGGTGCGTATAAGTATGGTGCAGATAACGATCCCAGGAGTATTTTTGATTCTTCGATGCGGATGCTGTATCATATCCTAAATACTTTTCAGAAAACCTACGGGCCGGAAGTTGACGCCACATGGAACAGGCAAAAGATTGATACCATTTTAAACAGCTTCCAGGAGTGGCTTGATATGCTGCGGGCTAGAGGAAGGGTATTGGGAGCAACTATCCACTTTGACCCGGCTGTTAATCCTACCAATGACATGATTGAAGGAAATTTCCGGTTCGATATCCCGATCACAACTGCTCCACAAGGCAAATCAATAACGGCCTGGGTAGCTTATACTACCGACGGGCTTTCAGTTTTACTGGAAGGTGGTGAGGCGGCATGA
- a CDS encoding phage tail protein, producing MIAIFRNKIFQVDVSKIYTFNDFSHSALLQTDAQEVDGKKPSTYIKGQGLDTMSFSLSLEERNGINPRQEWENWQQILAQGVPDIFVLGGKPIGENKWLLKTITPSNVRIDNSGHIQGLTLALEFEEYVRPGKKEAGGSSGSKSPGIKSKVNVQDEISAILLSPDEKEANKRTNTNMRR from the coding sequence ATGATAGCTATATTCAGAAACAAGATATTCCAGGTAGATGTTTCTAAAATTTACACCTTCAATGATTTTAGTCATTCTGCCTTACTCCAGACTGATGCCCAGGAGGTTGACGGAAAAAAACCGTCAACTTACATCAAAGGGCAGGGGCTGGATACAATGTCCTTTTCCCTATCTCTTGAAGAAAGAAACGGGATAAATCCCCGGCAAGAATGGGAAAATTGGCAGCAGATTCTGGCTCAAGGCGTACCTGATATCTTTGTTTTGGGCGGTAAACCGATAGGAGAAAATAAATGGTTGCTTAAAACCATAACCCCTTCCAATGTCAGAATAGACAACTCCGGGCATATCCAAGGCCTTACCCTTGCTCTTGAGTTTGAGGAATACGTCAGGCCTGGTAAAAAGGAAGCTGGCGGTAGCAGCGGTTCAAAGTCGCCGGGGATTAAAAGCAAGGTTAATGTTCAGGATGAGATATCTGCTATACTGTTGTCCCCAGATGAAAAGGAAGCAAACAAAAGAACTAATACCAACATGAGGAGGTAG
- a CDS encoding phage major tail tube protein: protein MMRSGNIINHRVLVNDIEVDDVINIQLPNIEQQTVEMNGAGIMGTIAMPTTGQFGSLELSISYKSVSRSVLRLQKPGNQNIEIRFVKDYMDSNGQMLPQGSKVFATGVMKSSEGGTIENNGSIEGSVTYEIWRYRVVVDGVEILLIDKLANIFRVDGVDYMRRVNAAL from the coding sequence ATGATGCGTTCCGGCAATATTATTAACCATCGCGTATTAGTTAACGATATCGAAGTTGATGACGTGATAAATATTCAGCTGCCGAACATCGAACAGCAAACTGTTGAAATGAACGGTGCTGGTATCATGGGAACTATTGCCATGCCGACAACGGGACAGTTTGGTTCCCTTGAACTGTCTATATCTTATAAGTCTGTAAGCAGGTCTGTCCTTCGATTGCAAAAACCAGGTAACCAAAATATCGAGATCCGTTTTGTAAAAGACTATATGGATTCCAACGGGCAGATGCTGCCTCAGGGGTCTAAGGTATTTGCCACAGGTGTGATGAAATCATCCGAAGGTGGAACCATTGAAAACAACGGGTCCATCGAAGGCAGCGTGACATATGAGATTTGGCGGTATCGTGTGGTCGTGGATGGCGTTGAGATTCTGTTGATTGATAAATTGGCAAACATATTCCGGGTAGACGGTGTGGACTACATGAGAAGAGTAAACGCAGCTCTGTAA
- a CDS encoding DUF2190 family protein — protein sequence MPYIQKGDTIDYLNGGAALAYGDVVNLTTRIGVAGEAIAAGATGSVHVAGVFELPAINNTAFAVGDALYWDPNARVITNVQAGNVPAGWATEPKALAGTTARVKIG from the coding sequence ATGCCTTATATTCAAAAAGGTGATACAATCGATTACTTAAACGGTGGAGCTGCCCTTGCATATGGTGACGTGGTTAATTTAACCACCAGAATCGGGGTGGCCGGCGAAGCAATTGCAGCAGGCGCAACCGGATCAGTCCATGTAGCAGGCGTTTTTGAGTTACCGGCCATTAACAATACTGCTTTTGCGGTTGGCGATGCCCTTTATTGGGATCCTAATGCTCGGGTCATCACCAATGTGCAAGCAGGTAATGTACCAGCTGGCTGGGCAACCGAACCGAAAGCGCTTGCCGGGACTACTGCTCGGGTTAAGATTGGGTAG
- a CDS encoding phage tail protein: MSFGGGLFFTNRGRALQAKAQTGIQLNFTRIGVGDGELGGQAIADLTALVHEVKSINLNKFKTLPGGKAVVGGVLSNQGLATSFYWRELGLFATDPDLGEILYCYGNAGALAEYIPAGGGAEILEKQVDIVSLIGNAANVSATIEQSLVFETPEGAQAKADAAQAAAQLYAEGLVEDLAGPGNTKTVKQIDDIVTSHLADDMPHKAVDTTVTPNKTYRYGVGI, encoded by the coding sequence ATGAGTTTTGGTGGTGGTTTATTTTTCACTAATCGGGGCAGGGCATTACAAGCTAAAGCCCAGACAGGGATACAGCTTAATTTTACCCGCATAGGAGTAGGTGATGGGGAGCTTGGCGGGCAAGCAATTGCAGACTTAACTGCCCTGGTTCATGAAGTAAAAAGCATCAATCTAAATAAATTTAAAACCTTACCAGGTGGCAAAGCCGTAGTTGGAGGGGTTTTATCTAATCAGGGGCTGGCGACCAGCTTTTATTGGCGGGAGCTTGGCCTTTTTGCTACGGATCCGGACTTGGGAGAAATTCTGTATTGTTATGGCAATGCCGGTGCTCTGGCTGAATATATCCCAGCTGGCGGCGGGGCTGAGATTCTGGAAAAACAGGTTGATATTGTTTCCCTTATAGGAAATGCAGCTAATGTTAGTGCTACTATTGAGCAGTCATTGGTATTCGAAACTCCTGAAGGAGCTCAGGCAAAAGCGGATGCCGCCCAGGCAGCTGCCCAACTCTATGCAGAAGGGCTTGTAGAGGACCTGGCTGGCCCAGGAAACACCAAAACGGTGAAGCAGATTGATGATATCGTTACTTCGCATTTGGCAGATGATATGCCACATAAGGCCGTAGATACAACAGTTACCCCAAACAAAACATATCGCTATGGTGTTGGCATC
- a CDS encoding baseplate J/gp47 family protein, translating into MSDITFINGNAEEILNSLINDFEKALGEPFYPGDERRIFLQQLAQVIVSLYNSLNDTGRQNLLRYARGKVLDALGERTDIPRLPAQKSTVTLRFNLSSAQGSHITIPAGTRATPDNNLYFATKQVLVIPAGATTGDVIAEATVAGAAHNGFVPGQINQLVDQIPFVAGVVNIDTSSGGADIEADDDGVNVWSGYRERIREAPSKFSTAGPRDGYIARAKSADANIQDVAVTFPETIKEFNLAAFQAAYPAVDPTPFYTEIPAGKVKISVLMKDGELPSQAILDKVLAVCNGEKTRPMTDNVTVEAPAQVSYDIAFTYYISKDDSTLETQIKNAIEGTGGAVEQYKAWQNGKMGRAINPDYLRNLVLTAKACRIDITSPVYTTVDKDKVATTGTVTVIYGGLL; encoded by the coding sequence ATGAGTGATATCACTTTTATTAATGGAAATGCTGAAGAGATACTTAATAGTCTAATCAACGATTTTGAAAAAGCCCTGGGCGAGCCCTTTTACCCTGGGGATGAACGGAGAATATTCCTGCAGCAACTAGCTCAAGTGATAGTATCTCTGTATAACAGCCTGAACGACACCGGAAGGCAGAACCTTCTACGATATGCCCGAGGAAAAGTATTAGATGCCCTGGGAGAGCGTACCGATATCCCTCGTTTGCCAGCGCAAAAATCCACGGTTACTCTACGTTTCAATCTGTCCAGCGCCCAAGGAAGCCATATCACTATTCCTGCTGGCACCAGGGCTACACCCGACAACAATTTATACTTTGCCACCAAACAGGTCTTAGTCATTCCTGCCGGAGCTACAACCGGAGATGTGATAGCCGAAGCTACTGTGGCGGGGGCAGCTCATAATGGGTTTGTTCCAGGACAGATAAATCAGCTTGTTGATCAAATCCCTTTTGTGGCTGGTGTGGTAAACATTGATACATCATCCGGAGGAGCTGATATCGAAGCGGACGATGACGGCGTGAATGTTTGGTCCGGATACCGTGAGAGAATACGGGAAGCACCGAGTAAGTTTTCTACGGCCGGTCCCAGGGATGGATATATAGCCAGGGCCAAAAGCGCCGATGCAAATATTCAGGATGTGGCTGTTACCTTCCCCGAGACGATTAAAGAATTTAACCTAGCTGCATTCCAAGCAGCATACCCGGCAGTAGATCCTACTCCTTTTTATACCGAGATACCGGCTGGAAAAGTAAAAATATCGGTGTTAATGAAAGATGGAGAGTTGCCGTCCCAGGCTATCTTGGACAAAGTTTTAGCTGTTTGTAATGGTGAAAAGACTAGACCTATGACCGACAATGTCACAGTAGAAGCTCCAGCCCAAGTCTCTTATGATATCGCTTTCACCTACTACATTAGTAAAGATGATTCGACGCTTGAAACACAAATAAAAAATGCTATTGAAGGCACGGGTGGGGCGGTAGAACAGTATAAAGCCTGGCAGAATGGGAAGATGGGCCGGGCGATTAATCCTGACTATTTGCGTAATTTGGTATTGACAGCAAAAGCTTGTCGGATCGATATAACATCTCCAGTCTATACTACAGTGGATAAGGACAAGGTTGCCACTACCGGTACTGTGACTGTAATCTATGGTGGACTGCTATGA
- a CDS encoding phage tail protein has translation MAKSEIYLDTKQIDRLTIELKGFEKEVGTATKNALNRAIDHIIAKTGQLVSKVYSIKSGDVKKSFANIKRPSNSDLSASITSKGHLLSLGRFPHSPAVPIKNIKRSKRQVKVQIKKTGGKKPVRTDPKAFIAPTGARSADKMRHNVFKRVGNSRLPIQIIRTLSVPQMITNEKIAEQILEAGNKVLRERLEHEITREIFNIGRKVKGR, from the coding sequence GTGGCAAAGTCGGAGATATACCTTGATACCAAACAAATTGACCGTTTGACAATTGAACTGAAAGGTTTTGAAAAAGAGGTTGGTACTGCTACTAAAAACGCCTTAAATAGAGCTATAGATCATATAATTGCCAAGACCGGTCAGTTGGTGTCAAAGGTTTACAGCATCAAATCCGGCGATGTCAAAAAATCCTTCGCAAACATCAAACGCCCTTCAAATTCCGACTTGTCTGCAAGTATCACTTCTAAAGGCCACCTGCTCTCCCTTGGGAGATTCCCGCATTCTCCTGCGGTACCTATCAAAAACATAAAAAGAAGTAAGCGACAAGTGAAAGTTCAGATCAAAAAAACTGGCGGGAAAAAACCTGTGAGAACGGACCCAAAAGCGTTTATAGCACCCACAGGTGCAAGGTCGGCCGATAAAATGCGACACAACGTTTTTAAGCGGGTAGGGAATAGCCGGCTGCCGATTCAGATTATACGAACACTATCTGTTCCGCAGATGATCACCAACGAAAAAATAGCAGAACAGATCCTCGAGGCGGGTAACAAGGTTTTAAGGGAACGCCTGGAACATGAGATCACCAGGGAGATATTTAATATCGGCAGAAAGGTCAAAGGCAGGTGA